In the Nitrospinota bacterium genome, one interval contains:
- a CDS encoding N-formylglutamate amidohydrolase — protein sequence MKLPLILSLPHAGTSVPKEVMEYNLLTHEQIVEDGDEGADEIFNFNDTVESYVTTDIARAFIDINRAPDDIRDDGVVKTKTCMNAPIYNAPLPEMLINKVIAKYHTPYHERLTALSRNVAAGIDCHTMFATSPPNSAVPGIPRPHICLGNGDGTCPVNWIEEMANCFRKQFGETNVLINDPFSGGYIIRKHFSEIPWIQIEVSRGQFMTNAEKRRKVFSAIESWVRSIQ from the coding sequence TTGAAACTGCCTCTGATATTATCCCTTCCTCATGCAGGAACATCCGTTCCAAAGGAGGTAATGGAATACAACCTGCTCACTCACGAACAAATTGTCGAAGACGGCGACGAAGGGGCAGATGAAATTTTCAACTTCAATGACACTGTTGAATCATATGTTACGACAGATATTGCCCGGGCATTTATAGATATCAACAGGGCTCCGGACGATATAAGGGACGACGGAGTGGTAAAAACGAAAACCTGCATGAATGCTCCCATATACAACGCTCCTCTTCCGGAAATGCTGATCAACAAAGTGATCGCAAAATACCATACCCCATACCATGAACGCCTGACCGCACTATCGCGTAACGTTGCCGCCGGAATCGACTGCCACACAATGTTCGCAACCAGCCCGCCGAATTCAGCCGTCCCTGGCATTCCACGACCTCATATCTGTCTTGGTAACGGAGATGGAACCTGCCCTGTTAATTGGATCGAGGAAATGGCAAACTGTTTCAGGAAACAATTTGGCGAAACAAATGTTCTAATCAACGATCCTTTTTCAGGCGGGTACATTATCAGGAAACACTTTTCAGAAATACCCTGGATACAGATAGAGGTTTCGCGCGGACAATTCATGACCAATGCAGAAAAGCGGAGAAAGGTATTTTCAGCTATAGAGTCTTGGGTTCGAAGTATTCAATAA
- a CDS encoding GNAT family N-acetyltransferase — MMRKKARKSVPGKHAGQHTLISFFSFNARENIHADDVERIRQLVRDAVVFSEEEIDISAELVRERLEKGVASGYYFIMGELENRFCGYTCFGPVPASKESFSLYWIVLENSFRSQGVGKRLLDITEKRVLEMGGRRLYAETSSREVYAPARKFYLSNGFEQVALFDQYYAPDDDKIVYLKILGKEKNPD; from the coding sequence ATGATGAGGAAAAAAGCGAGGAAAAGCGTACCTGGCAAACACGCCGGACAGCATACCCTGATATCCTTTTTCAGTTTTAACGCGAGGGAAAATATCCATGCTGATGATGTGGAGAGAATACGACAGCTGGTAAGGGATGCGGTGGTATTTTCGGAAGAAGAGATAGATATCTCGGCAGAACTGGTTCGTGAAAGACTGGAAAAGGGGGTAGCGAGCGGATACTATTTCATAATGGGAGAACTGGAAAACCGTTTCTGCGGATATACCTGTTTCGGGCCGGTGCCGGCAAGCAAGGAGAGCTTTTCACTTTATTGGATAGTGCTTGAAAATTCATTCAGGAGCCAGGGGGTAGGGAAGAGGCTTCTTGATATCACAGAAAAAAGAGTGCTGGAGATGGGGGGGAGGAGGCTGTATGCCGAAACCTCATCAAGAGAGGTGTACGCACCCGCGAGAAAATTTTATCTTTCCAACGGTTTTGAGCAGGTAGCGTTGTTTGACCAGTACTACGCTCCAGATGATGATAAGATCGTATATCTGAAAATACTTGGAAAAGAGAAGAATCCCGATTGA